In a single window of the Flavivirga spongiicola genome:
- a CDS encoding lipopolysaccharide biosynthesis protein — translation MGILKTFFKDTIIYGLAIVLPRLINFLLVRLHTDVLPNEAYSENTEFYIVAAFFNVILTYGMETSFFRFFSKNKEKERVLSTAIISIVCSTIILGVALFIFREPISQALHINTNFYNLLVSITLIDTLIVIPFAYLRVTGRPIRFASIKLINVFIIVVLNILFLSATYGSESLQNLFKVDDKVAYIFIANLIASIAVLLFVLPYFFKSKLQFDLKVLKQLLNYGWPIMIAGLAFVINENLDKWLLPRYEGEYVNGAYSACYKLAVFMTLFIQAFRMGAEPFFFNHSKEENAKETYATILKYFTIVGALGLLIVTAFIDWLQPIFIKKESYLIALDIVPIVLLANLCLGIYHNLSVWYKLTDKTRYGMYISIIGAIMTIVFNVVCIPILGFMACAYATLLAYGMMMLLSYLIGKKHYKVPYAIGRIGFYLGFSSLLSFLSFYLFERNILIGTVFLCLFLATIVLLERSQIKQLLKR, via the coding sequence TTGGGGATCCTCAAAACCTTTTTTAAAGACACAATTATTTATGGTTTAGCAATTGTATTGCCGCGCCTTATAAATTTTCTTCTAGTGCGCCTACATACAGATGTACTACCCAATGAAGCTTATTCCGAAAACACCGAATTTTATATAGTAGCAGCCTTTTTTAATGTGATTCTAACCTATGGAATGGAAACATCTTTCTTTAGGTTTTTTAGTAAGAATAAAGAAAAAGAAAGGGTGCTATCTACAGCCATAATTTCAATCGTTTGTAGCACTATTATATTGGGAGTGGCTTTATTTATATTTAGAGAACCAATTTCTCAAGCACTTCATATCAATACTAACTTTTATAATTTATTAGTAAGTATAACATTAATAGATACTTTGATCGTTATACCATTTGCGTACTTGAGAGTGACAGGAAGACCTATCCGATTTGCCTCGATAAAACTTATTAATGTATTTATTATTGTCGTATTAAACATTTTATTTTTATCTGCTACATATGGATCAGAAAGCCTGCAAAACCTGTTTAAGGTAGATGATAAAGTAGCGTATATCTTTATAGCAAATCTTATAGCAAGTATCGCTGTTTTATTGTTTGTTCTCCCTTATTTCTTTAAAAGTAAACTACAGTTCGATTTAAAGGTATTAAAACAATTACTTAATTATGGTTGGCCTATAATGATCGCAGGACTGGCTTTTGTAATTAATGAAAATTTGGATAAGTGGTTATTACCGAGATATGAAGGGGAATATGTGAATGGCGCATACAGTGCTTGTTATAAATTAGCAGTATTTATGACGCTTTTTATTCAAGCCTTTAGAATGGGAGCAGAACCATTTTTCTTTAATCATTCTAAAGAAGAAAATGCAAAAGAAACATATGCTACCATTCTAAAATACTTCACGATTGTAGGTGCACTGGGTTTATTGATTGTCACTGCTTTTATCGATTGGTTGCAACCTATATTTATAAAAAAAGAAAGTTATTTAATAGCTCTGGATATTGTCCCTATTGTTTTATTGGCTAACCTGTGTTTGGGGATTTATCATAATCTTTCAGTATGGTATAAACTGACAGATAAAACGCGTTACGGCATGTATATTTCAATTATTGGGGCCATTATGACCATAGTTTTTAATGTGGTATGCATTCCAATATTAGGATTCATGGCCTGTGCATATGCAACGCTTCTAGCATACGGTATGATGATGCTTCTTTCCTATTTGATAGGAAAAAAGCATTATAAAGTGCCTTATGCTATTGGAAGAATAGGGTTTTATCTTGGATTTAGCTCATTATTATCCTTTCTAAGTTTTTATCTTTTTGAAAGAAATATTCTTATAGGAACCGTATTTTTGTGTCTGTTTTTAGCAACTATAGTGTTATTAGAAAGAAGTCAAATAAAACAATTATTAAAGCGATAA
- the porW gene encoding type IX secretion system periplasmic lipoprotein PorW/SprE, whose product MKRPSKAILIILCATLLVVSCSRKKDKFISRNFHAVATEFNTLYNGYNALEEGRLSLNEGYTDNYWEVLPIERMQIFDEIVLPGQSKNESFTRAEEKAVKAIQKHSMNIDGKEKNPQMDEAHLLLGKSRYFDQRFIPALEAFNYILYKYPASDKINQAKVWREKTNIRLDNDDLAIKNLKRLLYQEDLEGQDLADATSMLAQAYLNTKSVDSAITQLEIASNAAKSNDERGRYRFIQGQLYNKLGKKDSANMAFDKVIALNRKTPRIYMISAHIEKVKNFDYENGNKLELTELLTELQENRENRPFLDKIYHQIAEYHLNNQSDTLAIAYYNKSLRTNSQDKLLKARNYEILGDMNFDKSIYKAAGEYYDSTLGNLVLNSKPYRVIKRKRDNLEDVIYYETIAQANDSVLRLVNLPEEERLAYFESLVEKLKIQAEEEEEKKKKEEAAKRNAGLVTVNNTLGGQNPRGRAPNQATVFYFYNPTTVAYGKNEFVKIWGDRSLEDDWRWSDKAKSGGISNDINNNNVLASATEEELFDPQFYISKIPSEEKEIDSISKERNYAYYQLGLIYKEKFKEYELAKSKFQNLLKSNPEERLILPSKYNLYKIYEVLGENDEAEIAKNEIISTYPDSRYATILSSPELATERDENSPESLYETLYEQHENQEYADVISKSENYINVFDGEAIVPKFELLKATAIGRLYGYDAYNKAVKHIAVTYANTEEGQQAQNIEANILPKLINKDFVEDHEDVTNNYKIIFKFENPEMEQVLSFQKVLDDVLKNIKYYDLKSSVDVYNPNTVFVIVHGLKNAQVAKAFDQIIVEEDKNKIKEPYFAIASANYQIVQIHKNLDAYLNINNN is encoded by the coding sequence TTGAAAAGACCTTCTAAAGCGATATTGATTATTCTATGTGCTACATTATTGGTTGTAAGTTGCTCCAGAAAAAAGGACAAATTTATTAGCCGAAACTTTCATGCGGTTGCGACAGAGTTTAATACCCTTTATAATGGTTATAATGCTTTAGAAGAAGGAAGGTTAAGTCTTAATGAGGGTTATACCGATAATTATTGGGAGGTTCTTCCTATAGAACGTATGCAAATCTTCGATGAGATTGTACTTCCTGGACAATCTAAAAACGAAAGTTTTACTAGAGCAGAAGAAAAGGCTGTTAAAGCCATTCAGAAGCATAGTATGAATATTGATGGGAAAGAGAAAAATCCACAAATGGATGAAGCACACCTACTATTAGGAAAATCCAGATATTTTGATCAGCGTTTTATACCGGCCTTAGAAGCATTTAATTATATACTTTATAAATATCCGGCGAGTGATAAGATAAACCAGGCGAAGGTATGGCGTGAAAAAACGAATATTCGTTTAGATAATGACGATTTAGCTATTAAAAATTTGAAACGCCTTTTGTATCAAGAGGATTTAGAAGGGCAAGATTTAGCAGATGCTACGTCTATGTTAGCACAAGCATATCTAAACACAAAATCTGTTGATAGTGCTATAACGCAATTGGAAATAGCATCAAATGCCGCTAAGAGTAATGATGAACGTGGACGTTACCGTTTTATACAAGGGCAATTGTATAATAAATTAGGTAAAAAAGACAGTGCAAATATGGCATTCGATAAGGTGATTGCACTTAATCGTAAAACACCAAGAATTTATATGATAAGTGCTCATATCGAAAAAGTTAAGAATTTCGATTATGAGAACGGTAATAAATTAGAGTTAACAGAATTACTAACAGAACTTCAAGAAAATAGAGAAAATAGACCCTTTTTAGACAAGATTTATCATCAAATTGCAGAATATCATTTAAATAATCAATCAGATACTTTAGCAATAGCATATTATAACAAATCGTTGCGAACTAATTCTCAAGATAAATTGTTGAAAGCTAGGAATTATGAAATTCTTGGTGATATGAATTTTGACAAATCTATTTATAAAGCCGCTGGTGAATATTATGATAGTACTTTAGGAAATTTAGTTTTAAATTCTAAACCATATCGTGTTATTAAACGTAAACGAGACAATCTGGAAGACGTTATTTATTATGAAACTATTGCACAAGCTAACGATAGTGTTTTAAGGCTTGTAAATTTACCAGAAGAAGAGCGATTAGCTTATTTCGAATCATTAGTTGAGAAGCTAAAGATTCAAGCAGAGGAAGAAGAAGAAAAAAAGAAAAAAGAAGAAGCTGCAAAACGTAATGCCGGTTTGGTGACCGTTAATAATACATTGGGAGGTCAAAATCCTCGAGGAAGAGCACCTAATCAGGCAACGGTATTTTATTTTTATAATCCTACAACGGTAGCATATGGTAAAAATGAATTTGTGAAAATTTGGGGAGATAGAAGTTTAGAAGATGATTGGAGATGGTCCGACAAAGCAAAATCAGGAGGCATTAGTAACGATATAAATAATAATAATGTTTTAGCTTCTGCGACGGAAGAAGAATTATTTGATCCTCAATTTTATATATCTAAAATCCCTTCCGAAGAAAAAGAAATTGATAGTATTTCTAAAGAGCGTAACTATGCTTATTATCAGTTAGGCTTAATTTATAAAGAAAAGTTTAAGGAATACGAATTAGCGAAAAGCAAATTTCAAAATTTACTTAAAAGCAATCCGGAGGAACGATTAATATTACCATCTAAATACAATCTATATAAGATTTATGAAGTTTTAGGCGAGAATGATGAAGCTGAAATTGCTAAGAATGAGATTATCTCTACGTATCCAGACTCTAGATATGCTACTATTTTAAGTAGTCCGGAATTGGCGACAGAGCGAGATGAAAATAGCCCAGAAAGTTTATATGAAACACTTTACGAACAGCATGAAAATCAGGAATATGCAGATGTGATTTCTAAAAGTGAAAATTATATAAATGTATTTGATGGAGAAGCCATTGTACCAAAATTCGAATTATTAAAAGCTACAGCGATAGGGCGATTATATGGATATGATGCTTATAATAAAGCAGTCAAGCACATAGCTGTTACTTATGCAAATACAGAAGAGGGCCAACAAGCCCAAAATATTGAAGCTAATATTTTACCCAAACTCATAAACAAAGATTTTGTTGAAGATCATGAAGACGTAACAAATAATTACAAAATTATTTTTAAATTTGAAAATCCAGAAATGGAGCAAGTTTTAAGCTTTCAAAAAGTCTTAGATGATGTTTTGAAAAACATAAAATATTATGATTTAAAATCTTCGGTCGATGTTTATAATCCAAATACTGTTTTTGTGATTGTTCATGGTCTAAAAAACGCACAAGTAGCGAAAGCATTTGATCAAATAATAGTTGAAGAAGATAAAAATAAAATAAAAGAACCCTATTTTGCAATAGCATCTGCAAATTATCAAATTGTTCAAATTCATAAAAATTTAGATGCTTATTTGAATATAAATAATAATTAA
- a CDS encoding bactofilin family protein, with the protein MFSENKKEKQMVEGKPSQNIIAQGTKIVGDFNSEGDFRIDGIIEGNIKTSGKVVVGKTGFIKGTLNGTDAYFDGKFSGKLELSGTLTLKASAYIEGEVVAGKLAVEPGATFNVTCTMKGTVKEINKGGQQQQRPEKRPETEKTA; encoded by the coding sequence ATGTTCTCCGAGAATAAAAAAGAAAAACAAATGGTAGAAGGAAAACCAAGTCAAAACATTATAGCACAAGGCACCAAAATAGTTGGTGATTTTAATAGCGAAGGTGATTTTAGAATAGATGGTATTATAGAAGGAAATATTAAAACTTCAGGAAAAGTAGTTGTTGGTAAAACAGGTTTTATTAAAGGAACCTTGAATGGTACAGACGCTTATTTTGATGGTAAATTTTCCGGAAAACTGGAGCTGTCAGGTACATTAACACTAAAAGCATCTGCTTATATTGAAGGCGAAGTAGTTGCTGGTAAATTAGCTGTTGAACCTGGAGCTACATTTAATGTAACCTGCACTATGAAAGGCACCGTAAAAGAAATAAATAAAGGTGGACAACAACAACAAAGACCAGAAAAAAGACCAGAAACCGAAAAAACAGCTTAA
- the atpH gene encoding ATP synthase F1 subunit delta, which translates to MAGARAAIRYAKAVLSLASDQKSAEAVNNDMKLIANTIAESKDLSDTLQSPVIGSSVKKTVLLEVFKKSDKTTLSLIDTLVNNNRIDILGHVALKYNQLFDQSKGIELATVTTAIALTAGLEKEVLAKAKELTGKNVEVENIIDESILGGFILRIGDIQYNASIANQLSKLKREFTLN; encoded by the coding sequence ATGGCAGGAGCAAGAGCAGCAATACGTTACGCAAAAGCAGTATTAAGTTTGGCGTCAGATCAAAAATCAGCAGAGGCTGTAAATAACGATATGAAGTTAATTGCTAATACTATTGCAGAAAGCAAAGACTTAAGTGATACACTTCAAAGCCCTGTAATTGGTTCTTCAGTAAAAAAAACAGTTTTATTAGAGGTTTTTAAGAAATCAGATAAAACAACTTTAAGCTTAATAGATACTTTAGTTAATAATAATAGAATTGATATTTTAGGGCATGTCGCTTTAAAATACAACCAACTATTTGATCAATCAAAGGGCATCGAGCTTGCAACGGTTACAACAGCCATTGCTTTAACAGCAGGTTTAGAGAAAGAAGTTTTAGCAAAAGCAAAAGAACTTACAGGCAAAAACGTTGAAGTAGAAAATATTATAGATGAAAGCATTTTAGGTGGTTTCATTTTACGCATAGGAGATATACAATACAACGCAAGTATTGCAAATCAACTGAGCAAATTAAAAAGAGAATTTACATTAAACTAA
- a CDS encoding AtpZ/AtpI family protein has translation MDNNNKDQKKDQKPKKQLKNAAILTGIGLQMGVTIYLFVLLGKWLDTNYNDGEKLYIIIMTLLGVAISLYAVLKQVNRIKY, from the coding sequence GTGGACAACAACAACAAAGACCAGAAAAAAGACCAGAAACCGAAAAAACAGCTTAAAAACGCTGCTATTCTTACAGGGATAGGTTTGCAAATGGGAGTTACTATTTACCTGTTTGTACTTCTAGGTAAGTGGCTTGACACTAATTATAATGATGGTGAAAAACTATATATTATAATTATGACACTTTTAGGGGTTGCTATTTCGCTATACGCCGTTCTTAAACAAGTCAATCGAATTAAATATTGA
- the dut gene encoding dUTP diphosphatase — MQIKIINKSRHALPNYETIASAGMDLRANISESISLKPLERTIVKTGLFIELPIGFEAQVRPRSGLAAKKGITVLNAPGTVDADYRGEIGVILVNLSNEDFTIENGERIAQMVISKHERAEWIAVEELSETSRGEGGFGSTGRK; from the coding sequence ATGCAAATTAAAATTATAAATAAATCCAGGCATGCTTTGCCAAATTACGAGACCATTGCGTCGGCAGGTATGGATTTGAGAGCAAATATTTCAGAATCAATTAGCTTAAAACCTTTAGAGCGCACCATAGTTAAAACGGGCTTGTTTATTGAGCTTCCAATAGGATTTGAAGCGCAAGTACGTCCGCGTAGTGGGTTAGCTGCAAAAAAAGGCATTACGGTTTTAAATGCTCCGGGAACTGTTGATGCAGATTATAGAGGTGAGATAGGTGTGATTTTGGTAAATCTTTCAAATGAAGATTTTACTATTGAAAATGGTGAACGAATTGCACAAATGGTGATTTCAAAGCATGAACGTGCCGAATGGATTGCTGTTGAAGAGCTATCTGAAACCTCTCGAGGAGAAGGTGGATTTGGTAGTACGGGGCGAAAATAA
- the atpE gene encoding ATP synthase F0 subunit C, giving the protein MEIPAIVGAGLVVIGAGIGIGRIGGSAMEAIARQPEATGKIQTAMLIAAALIEGIGFAALFAV; this is encoded by the coding sequence ATGGAAATTCCAGCTATCGTAGGAGCAGGTTTAGTAGTAATTGGAGCAGGAATCGGGATCGGAAGGATCGGTGGTTCAGCTATGGAAGCAATTGCACGTCAACCAGAAGCTACAGGAAAGATTCAAACGGCTATGCTTATTGCAGCAGCCTTAATTGAAGGTATTGGATTCGCTGCTTTATTTGCAGTGTAA
- the atpB gene encoding F0F1 ATP synthase subunit A, with protein sequence MRRKISLKPITLLLLLVTFVSFGKEQDGHGEPKTDQKTEIKEYIQHHLQDSYDFSLFSYTTEAGEHKYFGFPLPVILWDNGLKVFSSSKFHHGETVAEAGGSFYRVHHAKIYKVDGVDGQIIEDDHHHATNEKPLDFSITKNVTMIMMVFLIMFFMFKRMAGAYKKNGGMPKGMGRFLEPIVLYVRDEIAVPNIGEKHYKRYMSYLLTVFFFVWIVNLFGLTPIGMNVTNNIAVTFCLAIITYLITTFSGNKNYWKHIFWMPGVPVPMKIILAPIELLGTFIKPFALMIRLYANITAGHIVLMSIIGMMFVFNSWLGSSLSFLLAFVLGILELLVAALQAYIFTVLSALYFGMAVEEHDHH encoded by the coding sequence ATGCGTAGAAAAATATCTTTAAAACCAATTACATTATTATTACTTTTAGTAACCTTTGTTTCTTTTGGGAAAGAGCAAGACGGTCACGGTGAACCAAAAACCGATCAAAAGACTGAAATAAAAGAATATATTCAACACCATTTACAGGATTCTTACGATTTTAGTTTGTTTTCGTACACAACTGAAGCTGGAGAACATAAGTATTTTGGATTTCCATTACCTGTAATTTTATGGGATAATGGTTTAAAAGTGTTTTCTTCATCAAAATTCCATCATGGAGAAACTGTTGCCGAAGCAGGTGGAAGTTTCTATAGAGTGCATCATGCGAAAATTTATAAGGTTGATGGCGTTGATGGACAAATCATTGAAGATGATCATCATCATGCGACTAACGAGAAGCCTTTAGATTTTTCAATTACTAAAAACGTAACCATGATTATGATGGTATTCTTAATCATGTTTTTTATGTTTAAGAGAATGGCCGGTGCTTATAAAAAGAATGGTGGTATGCCAAAAGGTATGGGGCGTTTCTTAGAACCAATAGTGTTATATGTGCGAGATGAAATAGCGGTTCCTAATATTGGTGAGAAACATTACAAAAGATATATGAGTTATTTGCTAACTGTATTCTTTTTTGTGTGGATCGTTAATCTTTTTGGATTAACTCCAATAGGAATGAATGTTACAAACAATATTGCCGTAACATTTTGTTTAGCAATTATTACTTATTTGATTACAACATTTTCAGGAAATAAAAATTATTGGAAGCATATCTTCTGGATGCCAGGAGTACCTGTTCCAATGAAAATAATATTAGCGCCAATTGAATTATTGGGAACTTTTATCAAGCCTTTTGCATTGATGATTCGTTTGTATGCGAACATTACGGCAGGACATATCGTATTGATGAGTATTATCGGGATGATGTTTGTATTCAATAGTTGGTTAGGTAGTTCTTTATCATTTTTATTAGCCTTTGTGCTTGGGATTTTAGAATTATTAGTTGCGGCGTTACAAGCTTATATTTTTACGGTACTATCAGCGTTGTATTTTGGTATGGCGGTTGAAGAACATGATCATCATTAA
- a CDS encoding ABC transporter ATP-binding protein encodes MITTSNLSKKYSGNEVLNIESLEIPKGQSFGLVGNNGAGKTTYFSLLLDLIQPSTGFIKSNDIQVNESEDWKPFTSAFIDESFLIGYLTAEEYFYFIGELRGQNKADVNKLVAQFEDFFHGEILGQKKYLRDLSKGNQKKAGIVAALIGNPEVIVLDEPFANLDPTTQIRLKGIIKDLAEKQGTTVLISSHDLMHVTDVCERIVVLEKGEIVKDLKTSEATLKELEVHFAGTDVL; translated from the coding sequence ATGATAACAACTTCAAACTTATCAAAGAAATATAGTGGAAATGAAGTTTTAAATATAGAGTCATTAGAAATTCCAAAAGGACAAAGTTTTGGCTTAGTAGGAAATAATGGTGCAGGAAAAACCACTTACTTTAGTTTGCTTCTAGACTTAATTCAACCGTCAACAGGGTTTATAAAGAGCAATGATATTCAAGTAAACGAAAGTGAAGATTGGAAACCGTTTACTTCAGCATTCATTGATGAAAGTTTTTTAATAGGCTATTTAACAGCTGAAGAATACTTTTATTTTATTGGCGAATTACGCGGTCAAAATAAAGCAGATGTTAATAAACTAGTAGCTCAGTTTGAGGATTTTTTTCATGGTGAAATACTAGGGCAAAAAAAATATTTACGTGATTTAAGTAAAGGAAATCAGAAAAAAGCAGGGATTGTAGCTGCTTTGATTGGAAACCCGGAAGTTATTGTTCTAGACGAGCCTTTTGCAAATTTAGACCCGACCACTCAAATTCGTCTTAAAGGAATTATTAAGGACTTAGCTGAAAAACAAGGGACTACCGTTTTAATTTCTAGTCATGATTTAATGCATGTTACCGATGTTTGTGAGCGCATTGTTGTACTTGAAAAAGGTGAAATCGTAAAAGACTTAAAAACGAGCGAAGCTACATTAAAAGAACTTGAAGTGCATTTTGCCGGAACAGATGTTTTGTAA
- the atpG gene encoding ATP synthase F1 subunit gamma, which translates to MANLKEIRNRISSVSSTMQITSAMKMVSAAKLKKAQDAITAMRPYADKLTELLQSLSATLDTDSGSKFSTQREVNNVLIVPITSNRGLCGAFNSNIIKQTQNLIDTVYADKNVSVVAIGKKSNDAFAKQNRVIANKSDVFEDLTFDNVAVIAELLMDKFVSGDFDKIEIVYNKFKNAATQIVMTEQFLPIVPVEGDANNNSDYIFEPSKGEIVEELIPKSLKTQLYKGVRDSFASEHGARMTAMHKATDNATELRDQLKLTYNKARQAAITNEILEIVGGAEALNN; encoded by the coding sequence ATGGCAAATTTAAAAGAAATACGTAACAGAATATCATCGGTATCTTCAACGATGCAGATTACCAGTGCCATGAAAATGGTATCGGCTGCAAAGTTAAAGAAGGCACAAGATGCTATAACTGCTATGCGTCCTTATGCAGATAAGTTAACGGAGCTTTTACAAAGCTTAAGTGCGACTTTAGATACAGATTCTGGAAGTAAATTTTCAACACAACGTGAGGTAAATAACGTTTTAATAGTTCCTATCACTTCTAACAGAGGTTTATGTGGTGCTTTTAATTCAAACATTATTAAACAAACGCAAAATTTAATTGATACTGTTTATGCAGATAAAAATGTATCTGTTGTAGCAATAGGCAAAAAATCGAATGATGCTTTCGCTAAACAAAATAGAGTTATTGCTAATAAAAGTGACGTTTTTGAAGATTTAACTTTTGATAATGTTGCAGTCATTGCTGAGTTGTTAATGGATAAGTTTGTTTCAGGCGATTTCGATAAAATTGAGATCGTTTATAATAAGTTTAAAAATGCAGCGACTCAGATTGTAATGACAGAACAGTTTTTACCAATTGTTCCTGTTGAAGGAGATGCTAATAACAATTCAGATTACATTTTTGAGCCATCAAAAGGAGAGATTGTAGAAGAGTTAATACCTAAATCGTTAAAAACACAATTATATAAGGGTGTTAGAGATTCTTTTGCAAGTGAACATGGCGCACGTATGACAGCGATGCATAAAGCAACGGACAATGCTACTGAGTTAAGAGATCAACTTAAATTAACTTACAACAAAGCACGTCAAGCTGCCATTACTAATGAGATCCTTGAAATTGTTGGTGGAGCGGAAGCGTTGAACAATTAG
- the atpA gene encoding F0F1 ATP synthase subunit alpha, which yields MAEVKPAEISAILKQQLSGFEAGASLDEVGTVLTVGDGIVRAYGLANAQYGELVEFDGGLEGIVLNLEEDNVGIVLLGPSVGIKEGSTVKRTSRIASINVGEGIVGRVVDTLGNPIDGKGPISGDTYEMPLERKAPGVIFREPVTEPLQTGIKSIDAMIPVGRGQRELVIGDRQTGKTAVCIDTILNQKEFYDAGEPVYCIYVAVGQKASTVALIAKTLEEKGALAYTTIVAANASDPAPMQVYAPFAGAAIGEYFRDTGRPALIVYDDLSKQAVAYREVSLLLRRPPGREAYPGDVFYLHSRLLERSAKVINDDDIAKDMNDLPDSLKPLVKGGGSLTALPIIETQAGDVSAYIPTNVISITDGQIFLDGDLFNSGVRPAINVGISVSRVGGNAQIKSMKKVAGTLKLDQAQFRELEAFAKFGSDLDAVTLNVIEKGKRNVEILKQAQNDPFTVEDQVAIIYAGSKNLLRNVPVEKVKEFERDFIEFLKAKHADVLSTLKAGKLTDEVTDTLTTVAKDLSGKY from the coding sequence ATGGCAGAAGTAAAACCAGCTGAAATATCAGCAATCTTAAAACAACAACTTTCAGGTTTTGAAGCAGGTGCTTCATTAGATGAGGTAGGAACTGTACTAACCGTAGGTGATGGTATTGTACGTGCTTACGGATTGGCTAATGCCCAATATGGGGAGTTAGTTGAATTCGATGGAGGATTAGAAGGTATCGTACTTAATCTTGAAGAAGATAACGTTGGTATTGTATTATTAGGACCTTCAGTAGGAATTAAAGAAGGATCTACAGTAAAACGTACATCTCGTATTGCTTCTATTAATGTAGGTGAAGGGATTGTTGGACGTGTTGTAGATACTTTAGGAAATCCTATTGATGGTAAAGGACCGATTTCTGGAGATACTTACGAAATGCCTTTAGAGCGTAAAGCGCCGGGTGTTATTTTTCGTGAGCCAGTAACAGAACCATTACAAACGGGTATTAAATCTATTGATGCCATGATTCCTGTAGGACGTGGACAACGTGAGTTGGTTATTGGTGACCGTCAAACTGGTAAAACAGCGGTTTGTATTGATACGATCTTAAATCAAAAAGAATTTTACGATGCAGGCGAGCCTGTATATTGTATATATGTTGCCGTTGGTCAAAAAGCATCAACAGTAGCTTTAATTGCTAAAACATTAGAAGAAAAAGGAGCTTTAGCTTATACGACTATTGTTGCAGCAAATGCATCAGATCCTGCTCCAATGCAAGTTTATGCGCCTTTTGCAGGTGCTGCTATTGGTGAGTATTTTAGAGATACTGGTCGTCCAGCTTTAATTGTTTATGATGATTTATCTAAACAAGCGGTTGCATACCGTGAGGTATCTTTATTATTACGTCGTCCACCGGGACGTGAGGCGTATCCAGGTGACGTTTTTTACTTACACTCTAGATTATTAGAGCGTTCTGCGAAAGTTATCAATGATGATGATATCGCTAAAGATATGAACGATTTACCTGACTCATTAAAACCATTAGTAAAAGGAGGCGGTTCTTTAACAGCTTTACCAATTATTGAAACACAGGCAGGTGACGTTTCTGCATATATTCCAACAAATGTAATTTCTATTACAGATGGACAGATTTTCTTAGATGGAGATTTATTTAACTCTGGTGTACGTCCGGCAATTAATGTAGGTATTTCTGTATCTCGTGTTGGTGGTAATGCACAGATTAAATCAATGAAAAAGGTAGCAGGTACTTTAAAATTAGACCAAGCGCAATTCCGTGAATTGGAAGCATTTGCTAAGTTTGGTTCAGATTTAGATGCCGTTACTTTAAATGTAATTGAAAAAGGAAAACGTAACGTAGAGATCTTAAAGCAAGCTCAAAATGATCCATTTACAGTTGAAGACCAAGTAGCAATAATCTATGCAGGTTCTAAAAACTTATTAAGAAATGTCCCTGTTGAGAAAGTTAAAGAATTCGAAAGAGATTTTATTGAATTCTTAAAAGCAAAACATGCAGATGTACTTAGTACATTAAAAGCAGGTAAATTAACTGATGAAGTTACAGATACATTAACGACTGTAGCAAAAGATTTATCAGGAAAGTATTAA
- a CDS encoding F0F1 ATP synthase subunit B: MEELLGGFSLGLFFWQAVLFVALIFLLKKFAWKPILDSVNDREEGIKNALDSAEKAKLEMENLQADNQKLLKEARTERETMLKEARDIKNKMIEDAKGEAQEQANKMIQQAQAAIESEKKAAMAELKNHVAGLSLDIAEKVVRNELSNKDKQLELIETMLGEKSLTEA, translated from the coding sequence ATGGAAGAATTATTAGGAGGGTTTTCTTTAGGATTGTTTTTTTGGCAGGCTGTACTTTTTGTAGCATTAATATTTTTGTTAAAAAAGTTTGCTTGGAAACCCATTTTAGATTCAGTAAATGACAGAGAAGAAGGAATTAAAAATGCATTGGATTCTGCTGAAAAAGCAAAATTAGAAATGGAAAACCTTCAAGCTGATAATCAAAAGTTATTAAAAGAAGCTAGAACAGAACGCGAAACTATGCTGAAGGAAGCGCGTGATATCAAAAATAAAATGATTGAAGACGCTAAAGGAGAAGCTCAGGAGCAAGCTAATAAAATGATTCAACAAGCACAAGCTGCTATTGAAAGTGAAAAGAAAGCAGCTATGGCTGAACTTAAAAATCACGTAGCAGGTTTATCTTTAGATATTGCTGAGAAAGTAGTGCGTAATGAATTATCTAACAAAGACAAACAATTGGAATTAATTGAAACTATGTTAGGTGAAAAATCATTAACTGAGGCATAA